The Archangium primigenium genomic interval TCACCCGGGTGCACCACGCCAGTCGCCGCACGTACGGCAGCCCGCGAGTGCATGCGGAGCTGCGAGCCCGCGGCCAGCGGGTGAGCCGCAAGCGCGTGGTGCGGCTCATGCGCGAGCAGGGCCTGGCCGCACGCAGGCGGCGGCGCTACGTGGTCACCACGGACTCGCGCCACCACCAGCCCGTGGCGCCCAATGTGCTCGCGCGGGACTTCTCTCCGGCGCAACCCAACACCACCTGGGCGACAGACATCACGTACGTCGGCACGCGCGGGGGATGGCTGTACCTGGCGGTGGTGCTCGACCTGTTTTCGCGCAGGGTGGTGGGCTGGTCCATGAGCAATGCCATCGATCGGCACCTGGTGCTGGCCGCCCTGGATATGGCGCTCGAGGGCCGTCAGCCCCCACGCGGGCTGGTGCACCACTCGGACCGGGGCAGTCAGTACGCCAGCGAGGACTACAGACGTGCCCTGGCGACACGGGGCATTGAGTGCAGCATGTCGCGCAAGGGCAATTGCTGGGACAACGCCGTGGTGGAGAGTTTCTTCAGCACCCTGAAGCAAGAGCTCGTCTACACCACGGACTTCACCACGCGCGCGCAGGCCCGGCTGGCCCTCTTCGAGTACATCGAGGCCTTCTACAACCGGCAGCGTCGCCACTCGACCCTGGGCTATGTCAGTCCTGTGGCTTTTGAGCTTGCGGCCTTACCGCAGAAGTTGGCAGCATAACCCCACTGTCCACGTCAGCGGGCCAAGCTCAGGCAGGAAGCGCCACTTGTTGGTGGACACCCTGGGGCTGCTACTCGTCGCGTGGATGACGACAGGGGACGTGCAGGACAGGGACGCGACCCCTGCGGTGTTGCCTCTGGCGGCGCAACAATATCCTACGCTCAAAAAAGTCTGGGTGGATGGCGGCTACACTGGGCCGAAAGTTCAAGCAGTGGCCCAGGAGAGCGGCATTGACGTCGAGGTGGTGAAGCGCTCGGACCAGGCGAAGGGATTCGTTCTCCTTCCCAAACGATGGATTGGAGAGAGGACCTTTGGATGGCTGAACCGGCAGCGGCGCCTTTCAAAGGACTACGAGCGCCAAGAGTCTTCCTCCGAAGCGTTCATTCAACTCGGCATGATCGACCTCATGCTCCGGCGCCTCGCCTGACTGCCCCACTTCAACACCCTCTCAGTTCCAGCAAGCTCATGCTCTTTCAACCCATGAGCCCCGACGGTTTCTTCCGAGCCGTGAATCAGTAGCTCTTTCCTGGCCGCTGCTTGGGGCGCCTCGTTCGTCTCTTCCGTACCTGCTTGGGTGAACTCCTTGGCTCCTTGCAGACGGCGGCTTGATACCAGTCAGAAAGTGCGAAACTCTAACTCAGTATTAATAGGGGAGACAGGCCCCACACCTGTCTCCCCTATCAATTCCGTCGCTCGTGTGCGCCCTAGGCCAAGAAACTGGGCATTACTTAACATCTACCAAGGGCAGTCAACGACCTCAACCGTACGAGTTACTGGCAGAGAACTGTTTCCACCACTGTCCCGTACCTCGTAAAGCACAGTATATGTGCCTTGGGACCAACCATTCACGTACCCTGTCGTCGCCACGGTTGGCTCCACGTTGCCGTAGCATGCGTCAAATGCCTCAACCCCAGGATCCTCCCACCAACTTCCGCACTGATGCGTCATATGAGCAGGTCCCCTAAGCTTCAGAGTCGGAGGTGTTTGATCATCCACATGCACCCAACGGACAGCACTTGCCGTGAAGCCGGCGGTGTTCCACGCGATATATTCTACTGGGTATGAGCCCTCTGCCCAAGTATTCGGACCTGGTCCGTAGTCATCGGGGTCTTGTGTACCCGGGATGCCGTCTCCATCATCGTCTCCAGAATTGTATCGGTGTACCTGCAATGGTCCACATGAATCCCACGCTTGTGCGCCGGGGTCTACCCAAGTGTCCCTGCCACACTCCAAAGAGATGTGACTATCACCATTGAGCACGAGCGTTGATTCGCTTGGATCGATCACCATGATCATAGCTTCGCAAGAAGACGACAACCCTGATGAATCCGTGCAGGTCAGCGTTACCAAATGAGAGCCCACTGGATAGGGCCCAACTGGTGTCTGAATACATGAAAGCGTGTCTTCCGGATCTGGATCGTAGGAACCATTATTCACTGAATCCTTCAACCCACATGCCGCCGGCATTGTCACATCGCGGCAGCGCGCTATGGGTGACCGGTTCTCCTTCGCAAGGAGTATTTCCACAGAGGCTTCTGCAATGACGGAATTACCTTCGGGATCGGCTACTTTTACACGAACTGTCTGAAGCCCCACCGGAGCATGGATGTAGGGCGTGAAAGTGACCGACTGTCCCGACACTTCGAAAATCCCATCAGCGTCGAGATCCCATGAATAGTCGAGGACCTCCCCTTCTGGATCAATACCAATCGCTGTCAACGCAACGGAACCACCGGCACGGACGCGGAATGGTCCTTCGATCAGAACGAGCGGAGTTCCGCGCATAGGCGCAAAGCTTCGATATGTATAACTCTGGGTCGAGTGGGCGAGGCGAATCTCCTGGCTCAACAAAGGAGCCGCTCGCGAATCGAGAAGCCTCACGTTCCGGACAGTATAGGGACCATCCATCTTCGACCGATAGATATCCTCGGCACGGAAGCGCAGTTCCACATCATTCGTGCCGCGCCGGGCTGGTACGGAGACGCTCGACCTTGCTACGACACTACCATCCGAACCCGTCAGCTCGGCGAAAGCTCCAAGTTCCCCGCCTTCGTAGTCAGAAATCACCCTCAAGGAGACAACCAGTGCACTATTTAGTTCCACGACGTCGGCGCGAGGAAGAGCGCGATCCGTATGCCCGTGTCCCAGGCGAACTGCTGTCGATTGAACTTGGACGAACTCGCGTCCACCGCGTTCGAAGGCAACGCCATCGGATCGCTGACCTGTCATGGACCAGTCGAAAGCCACGTAACCCGATGGCCCCGAAACCACATACTTGGCCTCGAATTCGTTGGCGCTGAGGCGGGTCAGGCTTATCACTTCCGAATTGCCGCCGGGGTATTGTACCTTCACCTGAACATTGGCATCCAGCACCGGCTCTGAAAGACTCACGCGCAGTGTGGCTATGGTGCCAATTTCATATGAAATTCGATCGCTTGAGAATCCGGCCGAAAGAGGACTGTCGAATCCAGCCGCTGTTGTAACGGATGCCCCTTCAGCAGGGAGGTCATCAAGCCCATCCAGGACGATCTGCCACGTGCCCGGACGGGTTGCGGGAAAATAGTATACCGCCTGCATCGAATCCCCAGAGTATACAACTGTATCTGGAGTCGGCTCCGTTACCACTACAGCATCAGACTCATCGGTCTCTGCTTGGATCGAAGCGGCGTATGCAGGATCGATAACCTTTCCTGTTGGGTCGATGAGCGTAAAGTTGACATGGCCCTCAGTCCAGGAAGAAGAGAAGGCTGTTGCCCCCCCTTCGATATAAACGGAACGAACCCTATGTTCACCAGGCCGGAGGATGGTCTGCGCAACACGCGAAAGCTGATCGAGATTGGGAGCAGGTAAAAGCTCTTCATCATTCGCCGCCGCACTTTTCAGGCTCGCAAGACTCAAGCCTAGACAAGAGAGAGGTGGACCCCAACTGCGAGCACCGCACGTGAGTGCACTGCGGTCGAGTAACAGTTTCTTGGAGCATTGTGCAAACCCTTCCTGCGAAACCCCGCCGTCCCACGAGTGATAATCGCGTCCCCCAAGCATAGGGGCCGAATGCACCTCACGTGTGAGGTAACGATCAATATTGCTTCCAAGCATCCCGGATGCGCTACAAGTTTGAATGAAACCATCATCCGGCCCGAGGATCAAAACGCCCGTCGCCCAACCTCCGGCATTTCGGAAGCTCAAGTCAGGCCAGGGAATCTTGAGGAGGCATATTTTCTTGCCAAAGATTTTGAAACACACTTTTTTGTGCGTCCACATAGGGGCGTCGCCCGCGATCAAGTGGTAGTCGACACCATCCCGCTTGTAATGTGTCAAATTAAAGAGTGCCATTCCCGGCTTCGTCATCTGGCAGACGGCATCAGGACGTGGCAGCACGTAACAACCAAGCGCAAGAAGCGATGGAGTGCCAAGATGAGGACTTCCATAGGTGAAAATTTGTGAGACATCTCCCTCGTACATGCCTCCCTCTAAATAGGAGCGCGCCACCAGACCACCCATACTTTGCCCATAGAGAATGACTTTCTCGCGGCCTGTTAGTTTTTTGGCGGCAGTGATCCCTTCTTTGACTCGTTTGGCATTAACACTGAAAGGAGGGGTCCATAGCGGACTGGTTTGCAGGTTAACGGAAACGGTATAGTACCCTCCTCCACTAAATTCATTAGGTAGTCTTGCAAAGTCACTTGGTCCCGAGGTCCATCCATGCACAAAAACGATTGGGTCGCGATCCCAACCCGTGACCCCCACTCTCGTGCGCGGCTCAGTTTGTGTTAGGGATTTCGTATAGTTATCGTTTTGGTATTGGGCGGAGCCAAAAGCCCATCCATCAAGCGTTGCCCGCACAGTATAAGTGCCCAATGGCAGGTTTGAAAACACCCGGCATCCAGATGCATCTGTATCCCCACCCAGGCCAGGTCCCACCTCTATCCATGCCTTTTTTTTGATGAGCTTGTTAGTTAATTCAGCCGTCCTGCCACTGACACATGCGGTGATTTGACCCGTGGACGCAGTGCCACGACCAAAGACCGAGGCGAGGTCCTCTTTTGTGATGGCCCGATCGAACATCGCTGCTTCGTCAATGGCTCCTGAGCCATTGCGAAGGTCGCAGCAACTGTCGCTACCAAACCACACATCAATGAGCCCGGAGAAAGACCTTCTGCTGGCTGGATATGAACTGGTCGAAACAATCTCTCCGTCGAGCACCAAAGAAGCGGTCTGAGCAAATTCATCGTATATAATCCCGTACTGATGCCAGTGGGTTATGTCAGCGACATTTAGCGTGCCAACACGTTCATAGTCGGTAGGGCCCTGCTTGCCAATTATGTAGAGTCCAACGGTTTTCTTACCCTGATCTGGATGGATTATGAAGCCGTTTGGAGAGCGTGAACTCCAAATCCATCCATAGTCGTTCCACTGCGTTGTGTTGGAGCGGGCCCACACCAAGGCGGTAAAGCTACGCTTGACAGGTATGTTGAGCGCCTGGGCATGACCATTGCGGCCGTCCACGGCCATTGCCGTGTTGCCATCGCCAGCAATGCCTGGCACTCCCTGTGTGGTCGAGCCAAGATAGACTCCGTGGAAGCCATTGATCGATGAGTCGGACATCGTCGATGCACCACGGGGCTCACCAAAACGCCAGTAGGCGGTTGGTTTTTGTGCGATGATGTCGACTGGATTTGGCGCTTGCGCTTGCGCTCGCGCCAAGAAAACAAGATTCGTCAATAGAATAAGGCAAATGTACAACAGGGGACTTGCTCTGCGCATGATGACGGCCCTCTGATTTACCAATTCGAACATGCATGTCTGAGCGCCTCCGGCCGTGTGATTGGAAGAAAAAACGGCCGAGGTGGGCTCATGCTTGAACGGTAAAATACACCAAGAATAATTATTCACCAACGGTGAAGGCCGCAAACTTCCAGGCTTGTTCTTTTTCATGGACCTCCAATATTTTGCATGCTTAGCATTGCTGCGTCAGGGACCCAGCAGGTGCGCGATGCAACTTGCCGGGTGATGTAATGGGCGCTGGGTGTTGGAGCGGTGACAGCAGGGGCAGCGCGGCAACCAAGTGGCAATCACCCGGGCTATGGCAATCCGCGCGGTGATGAAGCTGTCGTGAAGGTGGCGCTCATTCACGGCTCGGGTGGATCAGTCGGGGGACCAAGAAGCGCCAATTAGAGAGCCTAACTTAACTTGCGGAGTAGCCTGGGCGTAACCACCTTGGAGGTATGGCCAGAGAACTGCTGCCGGACGTCCTGTGGGTGCGCGTGAAGGACCTGCTGCCCGTCCATCCTCCTCAACCCAAGGGCGGGCGGCCCTGGAAAGAGGACCGGCTCGCGCTGCGCGGCATCATCTTCGTGCTCAAGGCCAACATCCCCTGGGAGTTGCTGCCCGCCGAGGTGTTCGGCGTGTGCGGCATGACGTGCTGGCGACGCCTACGCGACTGGGCCGAAGCGGGAGTGTGGGAACGCCTCCAGCGACTGCTGGAGGCGGAGTTGGGAGGCCAGGACCTGATTGACTGGAAACGAGCCGCCATCGACTCCACGTCGGTGCCGGCAAAAAGGGGGGTCTACTCACCGGCCCCAACCCGACGGACCGAGGGCGTCCGGGCAGCAAGCACCACCTGGTGACCGACGGCGCGGGCCTGCCGCTGGCCGAGTCCCTCACTCCGGCCAACACGCATGACAGTCGTGAGGCGCTGCCGCTCGTGGACGAGATTCCTCGCGTGAAGTCGCCGCGGGGCGCGTCGCGCAGGCGGCCCGGCAAATTGCATGCGGACAAGGGCTACGATTATCCGCGTGTGCGCCAGGGACTGCGTCAGCGGCACATCCAACCGAGGATTGCTCGCCGGGGCGTGGAGTCCTCCACTCGCCTGGGCCGCCACCGGTGGGTGGTGGAACGGACCTTTGCTTGGTTGAAGTTCTTTCGCCGCCTCGTCATCCGCTACGAAGTGCGCGACGACATCCACTTCGCCTTCCTCCAGCTCGCCTGCTGCCTCATCCTCATCCGGAGGTTGAGTTAGGCTCTCTTAGTTGGAGTACGGCCTGGGGTCACGAGCTGAAGCCGCGCCAGTTCAGGGAGGAACTGGTTGTGCGTGGCACGGCGGCGCAGCAAGCGCCACAGTCGCTCAATGGGCTGTAGTTGGGGGTTGTAGGGCGGCAATCGATAAAGCTTCATGTGAGGACAGCGCTTCAAGACCCAGTCCACGGGTCGTCTGCGGTGCCAGGCGCGTTGTCGATGACGAGCAGAACCTCGGGGTAGGCTTCGGCGGGACAGGCGCGGGAGACATCCAGCAGGTGGTTGCAGAAAGCCAGCTGCAACCGCTTTGTCCAAGGGGACCAAACCGAGCGGACGCGCCTGAACTCGCCCGGACAGATGAGCGCTCCGTTATCATAGGAAAAATGGGGATGTGCCTCTGGTCCCTAAACGACGGGCCGTGATTCTCGAACGGCCTGGAGGGTAGGCAGGCCAGGGGTAGGCCGCAGAGGGAAGGAAGAGGGAGAGACCCGACTCGTTCGGCTTTGTGTGCGCAAGAACCAGAAGACGAGAAGAGCCCTCCCTCAAGGCAAGGTGGTGCTGAGGCTGAGGGCGGGCCAGAGGAGAAAGCTGCTGCGGTGGGCGGAGAAGAAGGGCTGCCCGCTGACCTTGCGACGTTGCATGGCGGTGGCGAAGGTGGGCCAGGGGCTGTCGTACCGGGCGGTGGCTCGCGAGTTGTTGTGCTCGGTGTCCACGGTGGCGGATGCCGTGCGGCGCTACAAGCAGACAGGCCGCCACGGACTGCTGGACAGAAGAGCGGGCAATGGCCGACGCAAGGTGGGCGAGCCCTATGAGGCTCAGCTGAAGCAAGTGCTGGAGGGCACGCCCCAAGACATGGGGTGGTTGCGCACGACGTGGACGCGCGAATTGCTGGCGTGCGAGTTGGAGCGGAGAGGTCTGCCTCGGGTATCGGTGACGAGCGTGGGCCGAGCCCTGGAGCGAGTCGGCGCGAGCCTCAAGCGGCCTCGACCCGTCGTGCTGTGTCCATGGCCCGCGCCCCGCCGCGCTCGCCGCGTATGGCAGCTCAAGTGCCTGGCGGCCCATGCCACGGCGAACGAGCCTGTCTTTTATGAAGATGAGATGGATGTGCACCTCAACCCCAAGCCAGGCTGGGACTGGATGCTGCCCGGCCACAGGCGACTGCTGGTCACGCCCGGGAATAATCGCAAGGGGTATGTCGGGGGGGCGCTGGAGTCCAGGACGGGACGCCTCACCTGGGTGAAAGGCGCGAACAAGACGAGTGACCTGTTCATCGAGCTGCTGCACGCGCTTGTCCAGGAGCATCCGCGGGCCACGCGACTGCACGTCATCCTGGACAATGCCTCGATGCACCACGGCCAGAAGACAAGACGTGCACTCGCGGCGCTGGGAGGGCGGGTCGTGCTGCACTTCCTGCCGCCCTATTGCCCCTCGGCCAACAAGATTGAGCGGGTGTGGTGGGACGTCCACGCCCACGTCACTCGGAATCACCGTCGCGCGAACCTGGACTCCCTTCTGGGCGATGTGGACGCCTACCTCGCAGGCCGCAACGTCCACGCCACCTCTCATCCAACCCTGCGCAGCGGGTATGCCCCCCTTGCCGCATAGGGTCGTTCGGGAATCATGAGCGGTCGTTTAGGGCGCGCGGTTCTGCCGCCAGCGGGTTCGATTCCCGCCGCCTCCACACGGAGAAGCCCAGCAACCTCACCGGGTTGCTGGGCTTTTTCTTTGCCCCGAACCGATAGGTCAGGGGCTCTCGCCACGCAGGAGCCGTGCCTCGTCCGCATAGCCGCACGGGCCTTCCTCGCGCAAATGCGGTTCTCCCTCCGTGAGCTTGATCTTCCCCTTGTCGAGAGCCGCCCGGACCCTCCGCCTCCAGCCTTTGAAATAATCGCTGGAGGGCTCGCACCGGGGATCTCCATACTTCACCTCGGCCACGAGCTGTTCTTCTTCAATCTTGAGGGACTCGAGCTCCGAGGCATCCGTGGGACCGGAATACGTCTTGGAATCCAGGAGCCGTCGCTTCTTGTCCACCCCGAAGTAGAGCGCCTTCACGTTGAAATAGGAACTCCCGAAGTCTCCCTGCTGTGACCAGTAGTAACTGAAGGTCAGCGCGATGAGTGTGCTCTTGCCCTGGACGACTCGCTCGGTGCGCTCGATTTTCCAGCGAACGGGCTCGCCGTCATCATTGCTGGTGGCCTCCGCCATCTGGGGACAATCCAGC includes:
- a CDS encoding IS5 family transposase (programmed frameshift), whose protein sequence is MARELLPDVLWVRVKDLLPVHPPQPKGGRPWKEDRLALRGIIFVLKANIPWELLPAEVFGVCGMTCWRRLRDWAEAGVWERLQRLLEAELGGQDLIDWKRAAIDSTSVPAKRGGLLTGPNPTDRGRPGSKHHLVTDGAGLPLAESLTPANTHDSREALPLVDEIPRVKSPRGASRRRPGKLHADKGYDYPRVRQGLRQRHIQPRIARRGVESSTRLGRHRWVVERTFAWLKFFRRLVIRYEVRDDIHFAFLQLACCLILIRRLS
- a CDS encoding IS3 family transposase (programmed frameshift); this encodes MERRKRRSFNEEFKAEAVRLVREGGKSVPQVARDLDLTDSALRNWVRQAEVDEGKGPAGALTTAEREEFARLRKEVRQLTMERDFPKKSGGLLREGGLDVQFELMDAQKAHFPVKFMSQQLGVSRSGYYAWRGRPESARRASDRALSEEVTRVHHASRRTYGSPRVHAELRARGQRVSRKRVVRLMREQGLAARRRRRYVVTTDSRHHQPVAPNVLARDFSPAQPNTTWATDITYVGTRGGWLYLAVVLDLFSRRVVGWSMSNAIDRHLVLAALDMALEGRQPPRGLVHHSDRGSQYASEDYRRALATRGIECSMSRKGNCWDNAVVESFFSTLKQELVYTTDFTTRAQARLALFEYIEAFYNRQRRHSTLGYVSPVAFELAALPQKLAA
- a CDS encoding immunoglobulin-like domain-containing protein, encoding MKKNKPGSLRPSPLVNNYSWCILPFKHEPTSAVFSSNHTAGGAQTCMFELVNQRAVIMRRASPLLYICLILLTNLVFLARAQAQAPNPVDIIAQKPTAYWRFGEPRGASTMSDSSINGFHGVYLGSTTQGVPGIAGDGNTAMAVDGRNGHAQALNIPVKRSFTALVWARSNTTQWNDYGWIWSSRSPNGFIIHPDQGKKTVGLYIIGKQGPTDYERVGTLNVADITHWHQYGIIYDEFAQTASLVLDGEIVSTSSYPASRRSFSGLIDVWFGSDSCCDLRNGSGAIDEAAMFDRAITKEDLASVFGRGTASTGQITACVSGRTAELTNKLIKKKAWIEVGPGLGGDTDASGCRVFSNLPLGTYTVRATLDGWAFGSAQYQNDNYTKSLTQTEPRTRVGVTGWDRDPIVFVHGWTSGPSDFARLPNEFSGGGYYTVSVNLQTSPLWTPPFSVNAKRVKEGITAAKKLTGREKVILYGQSMGGLVARSYLEGGMYEGDVSQIFTYGSPHLGTPSLLALGCYVLPRPDAVCQMTKPGMALFNLTHYKRDGVDYHLIAGDAPMWTHKKVCFKIFGKKICLLKIPWPDLSFRNAGGWATGVLILGPDDGFIQTCSASGMLGSNIDRYLTREVHSAPMLGGRDYHSWDGGVSQEGFAQCSKKLLLDRSALTCGARSWGPPLSCLGLSLASLKSAAANDEELLPAPNLDQLSRVAQTILRPGEHRVRSVYIEGGATAFSSSWTEGHVNFTLIDPTGKVIDPAYAASIQAETDESDAVVVTEPTPDTVVYSGDSMQAVYYFPATRPGTWQIVLDGLDDLPAEGASVTTAAGFDSPLSAGFSSDRISYEIGTIATLRVSLSEPVLDANVQVKVQYPGGNSEVISLTRLSANEFEAKYVVSGPSGYVAFDWSMTGQRSDGVAFERGGREFVQVQSTAVRLGHGHTDRALPRADVVELNSALVVSLRVISDYEGGELGAFAELTGSDGSVVARSSVSVPARRGTNDVELRFRAEDIYRSKMDGPYTVRNVRLLDSRAAPLLSQEIRLAHSTQSYTYRSFAPMRGTPLVLIEGPFRVRAGGSVALTAIGIDPEGEVLDYSWDLDADGIFEVSGQSVTFTPYIHAPVGLQTVRVKVADPEGNSVIAEASVEILLAKENRSPIARCRDVTMPAACGLKDSVNNGSYDPDPEDTLSCIQTPVGPYPVGSHLVTLTCTDSSGLSSSCEAMIMVIDPSESTLVLNGDSHISLECGRDTWVDPGAQAWDSCGPLQVHRYNSGDDDGDGIPGTQDPDDYGPGPNTWAEGSYPVEYIAWNTAGFTASAVRWVHVDDQTPPTLKLRGPAHMTHQCGSWWEDPGVEAFDACYGNVEPTVATTGYVNGWSQGTYTVLYEVRDSGGNSSLPVTRTVEVVDCPW
- a CDS encoding transposase — its product is MSVLWLLSLRPYRRSWQHNPTVHVSGPSSGRKRHLLVDTLGLLLVAWMTTGDVQDRDATPAVLPLAAQQYPTLKKVWVDGGYTGPKVQAVAQESGIDVEVVKRSDQAKGFVLLPKRWIGERTFGWLNRQRRLSKDYERQESSSEAFIQLGMIDLMLRRLA
- a CDS encoding IS630 family transposase, coding for MLRLRAGQRRKLLRWAEKKGCPLTLRRCMAVAKVGQGLSYRAVARELLCSVSTVADAVRRYKQTGRHGLLDRRAGNGRRKVGEPYEAQLKQVLEGTPQDMGWLRTTWTRELLACELERRGLPRVSVTSVGRALERVGASLKRPRPVVLCPWPAPRRARRVWQLKCLAAHATANEPVFYEDEMDVHLNPKPGWDWMLPGHRRLLVTPGNNRKGYVGGALESRTGRLTWVKGANKTSDLFIELLHALVQEHPRATRLHVILDNASMHHGQKTRRALAALGGRVVLHFLPPYCPSANKIERVWWDVHAHVTRNHRRANLDSLLGDVDAYLAGRNVHATSHPTLRSGYAPLAA